The following nucleotide sequence is from Cicer arietinum cultivar CDC Frontier isolate Library 1 chromosome 2, Cicar.CDCFrontier_v2.0, whole genome shotgun sequence.
tataatctTATCTTATGTACATGTAAGATTTTTGCCATGGTCTTGGATTAATTGGATAGgcacatttaaattaatataatagaaTTCTTAAGAGGCCTGTATGTTTTAGAGAAAGGTGAGATTGTGGTAGATAAGAACTTTAATTTAcgttttagttaaaaaaaaacttttatttgtACTTTTGATACCTCTGGATTAAATATGCAATTTTAGTTCCTCAACAATTTTAAATCATTAAGTCTTTCTGtttttcaaattaaacaaaatcTATTATTTATCACATATCATCgggtttttataattaaaacacttaaaaaataagtttgaataaaaaaaaactagtaaTTATGTACACTCCAAAAgtgtttataaattaaaagtttagtGATGAGATGCAAATCATAAAAGTAGCTTTGAAATTAAATGATTGTTCATtggtttctattttttctttgtagAGTgtaaattttatactattaaaagttaacttttgaaaaaataacactatcaaaaaaataatttccgATAAAATATCGTAAAAGTAGGTGGTGATTATACAACTTCCTTGAAACTATATGACAAAACCCTAAACAATTAGGATGGgttggctttttttttttttataagagggTTGGCAATTTTCTTGACCTAtaagcttccaaatccaaaCATATATAGACAAAATAGGGATAGCTGACCGACCATTAATTACATACACTAATCATCATGATCAATATCATGAGGGCCCATTAGGTCTATGGCTCATGGACCATAGGTTCAGCTGCATGTGCACAATTTTCATGGGTCATTAATTTGAGCCAATTGAAGATGTTCCATATTTGGATTATGTAGTATAAAATTGGATTGAATTATTTCTTtcccaaaaaaatataatttttatttacctTTTAAGGTAAACTCTAAATTATTAAGTTTCATTTATCTAAATATtgaatgatttaaaaaatattaaaagattaaaagtcaaaaattttaaattaagtatGACAACAAGTAAGTCGGTATAGTTTTGCCGTCACGGCCTCCTCTTTACATTCTTAAActacatcaaatttaaaaaatttgtatctTTTTACGTTTCAATTGGAATTAGGTTCTCCACATTCaccaatatataaaataataaattttacaaattcatatttgttataattaatacaataaaataattattattaaaccATAATAAAATCATATCATAAGAAAAACAgatatattgaaatttttataacttttgaaaaatattaaacaaaaatatatatatatatgtatacaaaaaccaaaaaatataaaataaaataactaatggATTGGTATTATCACCTTCATTCTCCTctccaaatttaaattttaaaaaaaatctaaatttactcttagttaaaatagatttttctcATCAAAGTTAGAGTCTTATCATGTGGCCGTACCTACTAAAAACATGAAGTCCTCAAGTTTTGTACTCAATGCCTATGTTGGTCTTTACTTATGACTCCATATCTAAAATGATGTGTGAATAATAAGTATAATTGGCATTAATTAATCCATTTCTTGTATTGGTTCCATCCCTCTTCTAGCTAAACTTGCACCAATCATAGAAGTCAGCACCGTCTTTCAAGTAACAAtagaggaaaaataaataactcgAGAGGTCTATTTTTTTAAGATGAGGGGTTTAGAAAGGTGACAAATAAGTAAAGGTGTTAATTATGGTGTTTGTGTGTGGGCTCAACTTCAACTACTCAATAACAAACCTAGAATGAGGTGTTTTCATGCTCTAAAAGCCAATCTTTGTTCACACTCTTCCCCACCTTTTCTTTCACACACACCATTCATATTTGCATTTGACTTGGTAATCTACATGTTGAGCTAAATGTAAACAAAAATTTGCAACTTCATAATTGAGCTTTTTGTTACACATAAAAGTAGCATTAAGAAATGTTAAAAAGTCTCACATTGAACAAGATAAAGTCTGAACATATGTTATAAGTAAGAATAATCTTTACTTTAAAAGTCAATTTTGTAAGGATAAATTAAACTCAACTCAAATTCTAAGATAGTATAAGATCCTCGAATCACATTCCAAATGTTCAGTCATAGGTGTGTTAAAGAATCCCACATCGAATGAGATAAGACATGAACATGTGTCTATAAATAGAGGGAGTCCTCACCTTAAAAGTCGGTGAAGACCAATAGGTCTTAGGAGAGTTAACATGATTCAATAGAACCCCGAGTTCAATTTTGCTGATGATTCAAAGATTAGTCTCATCACAAGAGGTAGGCCAACTCTATATGAAAAATGAGATGTTTCACGGATGATTCAAAGATTAAGTACAATGCTTTAGCGTGTAGTCCAAACCAAAGAACAAAAAAGAAAGGTTGgcaaataaattttacaaatgaATTGAACACAATTGATATACTACTTTAACTGTAACAAACAATGATTACAAATGCAGTAACccattgcaaaaaaaaattacaaataaagtaaaattctCGTGTGAAAAATGAAATTGCAAAAGAAAATTGTCACATAATCAACTTTACTGGCTGTTAGTGTCTCACAAAACTCTACACTAAAGCCTAATGCTATGTTAGATCAAATTCCTAATCTTTACACCTCAAAGAGTATGTATACCATATaatttatcacaaaaaaaaaaaatcaataaaaatcatGAAAAAATTCAACTATGTTACCCTTTAGAAAGATTTGAATATCATTCAGATCCAGTAGAGATTGTAGCACTTGAAATGCTTCCATGACTACTATCACAAAGAGAAAAAGCACGTTCCAAATTTGCAACAATATCAGCTATTGTTGGTCTATCTTTTCCTTCCAAATTCACACAATGCATTGCAGTATATGCCACTAATTCCACTGCTTCTGTTTCATTCAAATCTGGTTTTTCAACTCTTTGATCCAAAATCTTCACCAATTCTCCTGATATAATCATAGGCACTGCAAAATTTACTATACTCATTGGTGTGCCTCcattttcatcattcttgaatatAGCTCTTTTTCCTGTTAATAGTTCTAGTAATACTACGCCGAGACCGTAGACATCGCTTTTTGCTGTCAATACATTTAGACCGTAGTATTGGGGATCGATGTATCCGACTGTTCCTGCTGCTTTTGTTGGTTTGTAATCGTGTTCGGAATCCGGACTCATCATTGATAATCCGAAATCAGACACTCTTGCAGTCCAATTCGCGTCGATGAGGATGTTTGAAGACTTGATGTCTCGGTGAATTATAGATGGAACCGCGTAATTGTGGAGATACTCAATTCCACGCGAAGCATCCAACGCAATTTTGATCCTCATTTTCCATGAATTCAAGACACTGCTATTCTTTTCGACGTTGTTTTTGTCGTGTAAATGATCATACAATGCTCCATTCTTCATGAACTCATACACTAAAAGTTTTTCGTCTTTCTCTTCGCAGAAACCGACTAGCCTAACCAAGTGTTTGTGGTGTAAACGCGACAAAAAGGCTAATTCGGACTCGAATGCACTCTCTTTCTCTTGAAACACCTTCATCTTAGTACCGGTTTCGCCTCTTTTGACAGCTACCTCGCGGCCATCGGCGAGTTTACCTTTGTAAACAACACCATAGCTACCAGCACCAACCTTGTTCTCAAGTGAGAAATTGTTGGTGGCAGCAACTAGCTCAGCAAGAGTGAACTCATCTAACCTATCATGATGTTTCGTCGATGAAGTTCCGCTCCTCTGACGCCTCATTATCCTCGAACCTTGACGCCTAATGGTCGAAGATCTCGAAGGCGGACTATAATTCGAAACCCCCACACCATTGAAACTTCCACCTCTAGTGATTGTTGGTTGAACTGAATTGTGAACTTTCTTCTTACCTAAACACACACCATTCCACAAACAATAAACCAAAGTGCAAATACCAGCAAAAGCTCCTAATGATCCAACAATAGCAAATGCCAATAAACCCTTTGTCAAGGTCTTTGACCTTGAAACCGGAAGCCACCTTTGATTCTCCGGCGGCGGCACTTGAGGCCAACAAGGTTGTGGCTTGCAAATGTTACCAAAACCAGAACAAAGATACTGAGATTGAGGATATATACCACATTCACTACAAGAAGATTGAACACAAACCCCTGGTAGAATTGGAGGCAAAGGAAGCTCAAAAATTGAATCTTTATTATTAAACCAACCAGGACCCCAACAAATTActgaaaaattatttgttgttaaTCCACAAACAAAATTGGAACCAGAAACAATAACCTCGAAAGAAACACTTTTTGTAACATCAACATTAAACAATCCTTTACCACCCCAACAAACAACAGAACCATTGGATCTTCTAATAGCACAACTATGATCAGATCCTAATGCTAAATCAGAATACTCAAAAGCCTTTTCTTGATTAGGAACATCGATTTGACCAAAATTGTTACTTCCTTTGCAAACCAAAAACCCAATTGAATTCAATCCACAAACATGTGATTCACCAGCTACAAGACTCACCATAGAAATATTCAGAAACtcattctctatatttttaGCAATAGactcattcaaattcaaattcacatTCCCAAAACAACGAACCAACCCAGATGGATTATTCTTAAGAATTCCACAAGAGAAGCCAAACCCAGAAGTTATTGAAGAAAATTGATCATACCCAGATGGAAAAACAAAACCTTTATTGATCCTCCAACACGACACCGTTCCAACTCCGACCACCGTGGCGCAAACGTGAGAATCACCGACGGCGAGATTCTCGTATAGAACAGTGTCATTATAGTAAAGTCTTCTTTTTTCAAAGGTGGTGTTTGATGAAACAGTGTTCCAACAGATGATACTGTAGTTACCGGACCTGATGCCGCAGAAGTAGTTTTTTCCGCCGGAGATCGAGGTGAATGAGACTTCCGGCACGGCGGAGATGATGTTGCCGTTGCGGTAACAAACAATGCGACGAGATGGTTGCGATGAGACTATGCCGCAGACGGTGGCGGTGGTGTCGACGACGGCGAGGGTGGTGCCGGAGCCGAGAGCATTGGAAAAGGGTATCGgagagaagagaaagagaaacgTGAAAGTGAAGAAGAGAACGGAAGAGAGTGATTTGTTATTCATCTGTTTGCTTCATTGGCAGAGAGAGTTTTGAaaggtttttgttttgtttcagtTTGTGATGTAATGTGTTGGTACGTTAGATACAAGAATTTTGAGGTTTCAAGTTTGAAGCTTTTTTCAGTTTCGTTTTCCTTTTTCCTATTTTTAAGCCTGCCTTTTCTCCAATTcaatttttcctatttttaaaCACTCGTcaaaaagttatattatatGAATATAATACTTAAATACTTCATCGTTGCTGGTTATAATATTAATCTCCACTTTCttttaattatcaatatttaatGATTGACTatgcatataaaaataatattaatgtttaatttatttattaatgatttatattatttaatttattatttattttgaggaGTCTAATCagataaaaaatgaattaaaaaataatttaaattttataaaattaaatattattaatttatattatatagaacatatatatataattttgtacaaaaaatcatttgatatatatttcagtaacatatatattaaataatttttaaatttatataaaagtttACGTAAATAAGCTATCtgataaaagtatataaaactcattcaaaaaagtttatttatgatctcattagttttaaatataatcaatgttATTGTTTTGTAAGTATATTTTGGGTTATATTCtacatcaaatttattaattttttgtggtatttattttattgatgataatttattgtgtaattataatattagtattaatagaatattttagaattgtaatttgaattaatgaaaaacctatttaatataaatcttatttaattgaatcaaattggattgaaatttaaatgaattatttaaactgaatcaaattttagtgattttaatatttggtttagatgattttattttatttttaaactgagTTAAACCGCACCCGAATACttttttaagaatataaaaataaaatttaagtagagttttgtcaaaaatattagctgtgtcaaaataaaagtagaagaaaaataataaataattcaagCTATATCACTATATAAAGTCAACTCTTTAATTTGATAGCATAAATTTAAATGACATAGATAttataaaactaaaacaaaaaatttaaataaagtcaACTCTTTTTACATGATTGATATATatgttttgaatatatttttaagacaaaattttagtgaataaaaattaatttaataatagtaaataagaaatatatcatattatttaaatttaacaaaaacataTAGTTGGATTTCAAATGAgtaaaaccaaacaaatatttggAGGATAAAACGTGGAACTTTGACTGGCACGTGCTCTCAATATGAATTGGAAGCACACGTAACACAAATTATTCAGTGGAGTTTCAGGGTGTTgaccataaaaataaaacaaatactacaaatgtttttttttaataattaattcattaaagtTTAGGGGCTATAAATCTTAAAATCAGTTAGATtcgatttcaatttgtgttgcAAGCTGTTACAGATTTTGAATTTACAACAGTTATACAATAATATCCCTTAAGTAgcgtattttttatataaaaaatttctttaaaacaccgtttttttgttgttatggtatttgaaattcaaaattgagATGTACCCTACACGCAGAATCagatattcaaattaaataacacgATTCTTTGCAAAGAAAAAGCTAGAAAAGgactgaaaaataaaatgtggTACTAGTACTTTGCAGCTTGGTGGTTTATGGAAACAAGTTTCATTGACACCTATACATGCAAGagcaaaaatataattaattcaattaagtaaataagtttAGAGTGTCTTAAAAGTTATTTATGAAGTTGaattaattatctaattaataaaattatttatatgtgaTTAACTAAACACTACacacacatataaaaaaaaatggatgctaatgtattattaatgttattgaAGCATCTCAACTAGGTTTAGGGATCTAAAGATTGTGAGAGGTAGGAGTGTTCAAATTCAAAAGTGATTCAAATAAAAACGGTAAGTTGCTTAAGAAAAATAGCTTCGATtgaattttagattattttttaaaactaaatcaaattttgatatttattttttatgtctaATGACCTTGTATCATCTTCTAATAGAAACTCATCACATTGTTTTATATGTTTATTCAATAAccaccttttaaaaataactatttcatatttgatttttattgaacGTTAGtgtgcattttttatttatttatttatttatttatttatttattattattattattattattattattataaaatgttgtattaatttattagttgtaagtttttattttcttaaacatatttattagtttaatttaatctttttattataactttatatatttttagcaTATTACACGTCAAATCTATCAATATTGTTAcctattataaaaaaacaaaaaataaaaaacctattAATGTCATGAGATAAACTCAAgtaattagtgttttttttttctttttcaaatgctatttttttaataaataaaaaaatctaataggAAAAGTCACAACACTAGTGTAAAGTAATAGAGAGATATTCTGAATTTAAACTTGTACaccataataatatattatattaaatgttcTTGCAATATATATTAACTGCTTGCGAGACTACTTTTCCACATGCTCGTTGAACGAActaatagttttataaaaagtatataatattaaaGGTCTATACCTAAATACTTGAAATAGGattcaaaagtattttaaatCAGTATAGAAAAGAGATGTTTAGTTGACTCAAAAGAGTTCGCCAATGAAAATTAGGGCAGTTAGAATTGGTTAATCTTCTATAACACGTGAATTTACGGTTTTTTATTgagattatatttatatttattatttgattgcAATTTACAAGGATtggaaattaataaaaaaaaataaatttaaattataacattaaagagaatcataattattttacaaaggaataatatttttttgtctaaactctaaatatcaaatatcaaaatgaaATCCAAATTTCAAACTCAAGACCTTCCATTTGAATGATTaaagtgttgtaaaataaacaaatagataaactttaaaaaataattatatatataaattattgaacttcattttttttatcgtttcaaacaatataaaatattctccAGTTTCAACTAAACTCGTCACGAAATAGTAATACTCAAATAAGATCTCAAATTTAGGGTAAGCGAAAAATGAATAGTTAGACTTGTTTTCTTTTATCAAGTATTTAGACTTGTTTACTTTCattgttttaacttttaaaataattagtactttatttcaatatattttctaattaaaaaatctatACAGAGTTGTACatttaatgtaaaatacattgaagtgtaaaaatttaaaaaatttaaataagttattCATATATATCTCGTATTTATGATTATATTAACAAAAAGACTTATGTGTTTcgtctgtttttttttttttttaccaatactAATATAtgcacatattttaaaattacatattaacaatatatatatatatatatgattatcatttaatagttaataaaaataattttgtgaaatagttctacttttttatttatgtacaatttttttataacgtGTGTGAAAGGATATAAAACAACACTCGATATAAATTAGAGAGTGTTTTTTACTAAAGGAGCAAACGAATCATTTTCTTAAGACAAATTAAAAAGTAGTTGTTGAAGTTGCAATCAATAATGTATGTGATTCATGAATTTGCTAATCAGATTGTCACTGGAATCCCAtgcattaaataattataattacattGACAGtgcaaatatatattaatgcagtattatttaaaattaaaattacaaaaggTATACCAACCCGAAGAGTATGATATTGATAATTAACTAACATGAAAAGCTGCTTTTGAAGTCAAAAGAAGACATTTTGATTctcttaacaaaaaaaaaaaagacatttcgAGTATTTTCGAGTATTGACAACGCAACCAATAACATTTGAACTAATAAAGGGCGTAAAAGTAGATATACagacaaaacaaaaaagagagagagagagagattgaggaatttttttttttttatcacaccATGAGAATGAGAAAAGGGATTATTGTCCCAGCTTTTTTGTCAAGTTACTTTGAATACTCAATAGagattttctttatatataaaattgtagaaaaatttatatataattgtaaCGGCCTAAATCTGAATAAATTTatcacataatatttatatatcaatttaataAGGTAGTACAGATATATTGGATAGAAATTTAATGATAAGTCAAATGACAAagagttttaaaattaattttaatttcaatatttctCACAACCTTAAGTACGTAACAATCATGATGTCGGTCTTCTAACTAATAATTTATGtatgtttatttgtttaatagCGTAAGGCATATTTTCTGGTAACAATAGTATAAGGCATATGACCCCATGCTCTAAGTCACAAGGGTTTGCCTTGCCTTGCCAGTTGCCATCTATCTCGCTGGAGGTAGACTTTAAGACAAATAGGTATATCCTCTAGGTGTTGGAATTGGATATAAAACGGAAGTTTTCTAAGGTATCTCGAAATAATTGATGATTTTGTTATCCAATTCAAATTCATAATACTAcatttttaaagtatatttttgtacgtatgttataaaattttacgattttgtttttctttttttatataaatattttgaagtttgaacagtacaagaataatttataaattattattagtcTCGATTATCAAGCGATGTTAGATTTTTTGATGTAAGCGACATAATGGCTCTCCAGTCGAGGCGAAAGGTGTTGGAGGAATCTAGAGACACGGAAGCAACAACGGATTGTGAAATCACATCTCTATCCAAAATCTTCAGACAACGGGTATATGGGCCACCAATCTTACATATTCaacatttaaatcattattaGTCAATGTAAAACTTAATTACTAACACTTGAACTCAATAAAGGGTACGTCAACCTTCATGCGTGACATAGCCCCTCGTGAGTTTGTCCTCACAAACGACGCCAATAATCTGAACTAGATCGATGATGATGACCAGACTTGAATTGCAAGCAGAACATTGTCCTTGAAAGGTGGGGTGATACATGCAAATACTTTTACACTCAAGTAAATATCTATTTGTGAAAAGTGTGAGATAAGTTGGATTAAAGAATATCTACATTTCATGGTATCAGAATCATTGTACTTATAGGATGAGTCACAAGTCCGTTGAGAATGAAAGCAATAAATTCAGCAAATCTATTATCGCGGTTTTCGATGTTGATCCTTCTCAACCATTGGAATTAAAGTTAACCGCTTTTTCTAAAATGTTCTAGAAACTATGGTGAGACCTTTGATGTATTTTGAAAATTGGTCAAGATGGAATGAACCTTGACAAGTTCGAAATAgtagtattatttatttttaatagatgaACGAACAATCTTTTCACAAAATTGTATCAAACGTTGtactaagaaaaattaaaacttatgaAATCACAAATTTTCTAGACACAAATTCAAatacacataaataaataaataatagaaaataaaagttaaataatatttatttttaaaattattaaagaatttatattttttagtgtaTGATGTGTGTCCATGAATATTACTTGTACTAGAGCACTTACAAGAAACTATTACAAAGTGCTCGAACCTTATCTCTATCTATCATTTAAAGAAGTtgaatataaattcaaaaacgCCTCTTAAATAACTAATGAATAGATTAAAGCTAATTTGGAGTGTGTGTGAAACCTCCACACCAAAGTCATGGGTAACGCATACCACATTTTTCACATGGTTTTGCTCCTAAAAAGGATTTATGGGACAGTAAATTCTTGAATTCTTTTCTTTGTATAGAAAAGATGATAGTACTTCTAACTTTAACACTCTTCTCTTTCAGGGCTAGTGTTTAGTAGTTGGTATAAAATTAATCTCATTATTTAGTTTGATCGTTGTACATGGAACTAAAGATGTCAATTTGTATTCATAAGTGAAGATGTCTGCAAAAAATGTCTCATTTAaatttccaaaactaaaattttatttgcagAAATAAGAATAGTTAAAGCCATTCAAATAATTCgataattaaaaatgttttgatattatatttcaaatacttttatacAATAATGTCACTACTCGCcaataaatttgtaatttaattaacaaaaacattTGAATTATCAAAGTCACaatattatataacaataacgtcaaagtttattattaaaaaaaatattagttttttgaatttaaatttccACATGTCATGTCAAATTAAAAAAGACACACAATGATTATTGTCACTAGTATTTGgattatttaactatttattcaCAAATTCAACTTTCTCCAATCCACATAACAAAATCTAGTAAATACTAATCATAACTACCTAAAGAGATTAGTCTTGCACGCTAGGATATCTTAATTTAAAGAGATTAGTCTTGCACGCTAGGATATCTTAATTTCCCAAAAATAAATCACATTCTAATGCccttttttttacatattctaAGAAAGAGTTTTAACACCGTTTACTTTGATGAAACATtacttgttttcatttttttaaatatacatttattttattttgataatagattattaaaataaattattttcataaaaataagataaaatattagtcaataaatatatatttttaaaaataataaaaataatttttttgataatttcaTTACTTCTAAAAATATAGAATTGTAGAAGTGGATAATTGTTCACTTGAGAAGTCTTTTACTTACTTATTAACaagtaaaattaacaaaaaatttaaatattaaaaataaaaactatttttacaaaataaacaaCCCTCtgtcttttcaatttttttacatctatatttttaaaatttaacctCTTTAAAGCGATTCTTGAATGGATGAAATGTAAACTTATAATCATCATACTAAGCTGTATATACATCTCTTTACCATTTGATTGGAAGTTCTCTAGTTAATGCTATAGAGAAGAGGAGTGTTAAGAATACTTTTTTCAATACGCAGTCTAATATTTACCCTTTTATTGAGTATATAAGTTGTGAGATATCAACATCTTAAATGCATATCAGCTGGTTGTGCAAccaatcatttataaaataaaggtCTACATATGTTTTGgttcttaaaaatataatttattttgattttagtctctctaattttttgtgtttgatttatACTTTTGCGaattctaacaagttttaaaaaagattttatgaattgttttagtaaaaaaaattggtgaCATGATTAATTTTAGAAGATGTGGCATGTGGTGATTGTTTAATTGTTGTTGACcagacaatatttaatatttaaaattaaaatctatttattaactcatttaatttaaaattaattaataaaccaattaaataataaaaattcaataatgtTCGTCTTCaactccaatttttttaataaaaactcaaccatcttcatcttcaacccaAATTTATTCgtgttcaaataaaaaattctcataTTTAGATCAAaccttaaaaatttaaatctctTATTTTTTCGCACTACACCCATGATTAAAATACATGAATTACTATAAGAGAGAAGAAGATGAAGGAAAGAAGAAACGCATAATAACAACTACTAAATCAAAACCCCAGACCTGTTGCAACAACTGGTCAATTCAACTCCAATCCTTTCTCCCTCGTACACATTAAACTCAATtccaaaaaccctaattttctCTTCCAAATCCTTATTCTCTTTCCACCATTTCTccaactcaatttttttctcCAACAACACATTCCATAATTCCT
It contains:
- the LOC101504980 gene encoding putative serine/threonine-protein kinase-like protein CCR3, with amino-acid sequence MNNKSLSSVLFFTFTFLFLFSPIPFSNALGSGTTLAVVDTTATVCGIVSSQPSRRIVCYRNGNIISAVPEVSFTSISGGKNYFCGIRSGNYSIICWNTVSSNTTFEKRRLYYNDTVLYENLAVGDSHVCATVVGVGTVSCWRINKGFVFPSGYDQFSSITSGFGFSCGILKNNPSGLVRCFGNVNLNLNESIAKNIENEFLNISMVSLVAGESHVCGLNSIGFLVCKGSNNFGQIDVPNQEKAFEYSDLALGSDHSCAIRRSNGSVVCWGGKGLFNVDVTKSVSFEVIVSGSNFVCGLTTNNFSVICWGPGWFNNKDSIFELPLPPILPGVCVQSSCSECGIYPQSQYLCSGFGNICKPQPCWPQVPPPENQRWLPVSRSKTLTKGLLAFAIVGSLGAFAGICTLVYCLWNGVCLGKKKVHNSVQPTITRGGSFNGVGVSNYSPPSRSSTIRRQGSRIMRRQRSGTSSTKHHDRLDEFTLAELVAATNNFSLENKVGAGSYGVVYKGKLADGREVAVKRGETGTKMKVFQEKESAFESELAFLSRLHHKHLVRLVGFCEEKDEKLLVYEFMKNGALYDHLHDKNNVEKNSSVLNSWKMRIKIALDASRGIEYLHNYAVPSIIHRDIKSSNILIDANWTARVSDFGLSMMSPDSEHDYKPTKAAGTVGYIDPQYYGLNVLTAKSDVYGLGVVLLELLTGKRAIFKNDENGGTPMSIVNFAVPMIISGELVKILDQRVEKPDLNETEAVELVAYTAMHCVNLEGKDRPTIADIVANLERAFSLCDSSHGSISSATISTGSE